GTATCGGGGCGTCGATCGGGCAACCGACGTCATTAGTTTCGCCATTGAAGATGACGATGATGACGATGATTTCCCCATTGTGATGGATGAAGAATTGAAAGAGTCAATTCCTGAAAATATTGGTGACATCTTCGTTTCCGTTGATAAAGTTGCCGAACAGGCCGATTATCTTGGCCACTCGTTTGAACGGGAATTGGGTTTCCTGTGCGTTCATGGGTTCTTACACCTGAACGGTTACGATCATATGAAGAAAGCTGATGCGGATGTCATGTTTCCGCTTCAAAAAGAGATTTTAAATGCTTATGGACTCAAAAGATAACCGCAAGCCACAATTGGATAAGAATAAGTCGTTTCTTCAATCAGTCGGCCACGCTCTTGAAGGCATTAAACGACTGCTGTTGGAAGAGCGAAATTTTCGGATTGACTTGGTTGTGGCAATCATTGTATTAACTTTCGCCATTGTCATGAAGATTAGCATCAACGAGTGGCTCTGGCTGTTCGCGGCTTTTTTCTCAGTGATTGGGTCGGAAGTCTTAAACACCGTTGTTGAAAACGTCGTTGACCTCATTGTTGGTCACCACTTTGACGCTTTGGCCAAAAGAGCGAAAGATGTTGCTGCTGGTGGTGTGTTACTATCAGCGCTGTTTGCTGTGATCATCGGGATGTTGATCTTTGTCCCGAGATTCATTGCATTATTAAATTAAGAGGAGTAAGAAATGGATAATCCAGATTTTCATTCAGGCTTTATTGCCATTGTTGGTCGGCCAAACGTTGGTAAATCAACTTTTTTAAACCGGGTCATTGGTCAAAAGATTGCGATTATGAGCGACAAGCCGCAAACCACCAGAAACAAGATTCAAGGGGTTTACACGACGAAAGAAGCTCAAATTGTCTTTATTGACACCCCCGGTATTCATAAACCACAGAACAAACTTGGTGATTTCATGATGGAATCAGCTTTGTCTGCTTTAAAAGAGGTTGATGCGGTGTTGTTTATGGTCAACGCCACTGAACATCGCGGTGCAGGGGATAATTTCATTATCGACCAGCTGAAAAACGTTGATAAGCCAATTTATCTACTGATCAACAAGATTGACGAAATTTCTCCCGATGACATTATGCCGATCATCGAGCAACACAAGAACGCCTTGGAATTCAAGGATGTTTATCCAATCTCGGCGCTTCAGGGCAATAATGTGCCCGAATTGATCGACACCTTAATTAAAGAATTGCCCAACGGACCTCAATATTATCCAGCTGATGAGGTAACCGATCATCCCGAACGATTTGTGATTTCAGAATTGATCCGAGAAAAAGTGCTTGAATTAACCCGCCAGGAAATTCCTCATTCAACTGCGGTCGTGATTGAAAGTATCAAGACAGAAGACAGTCTTTTGAGAATTCGGGCCACAATTATTGTGGAACGTGATGGCCAAAAGGGAATTGTCATTGGTAAAGGCGGCTCGATGTTAAAGAAAATTGGGACACTTGCCAGAAAAGACATCGAAAATATGATGGGCAACAAAGTCTTTCTCGAACTGTGGGTCAAAGTTGAACCTCACTGGCGCGATAAGGCCAACCTGCTCAATTCTTACGGTTACCGCAAAGATAATTATTAGAGGTGAATCAGTTTGTCAAAAGGTCAGCGAACGGATTTTAATGGCATTTTGCTTTATACAAAAGCCTATCGGGAACATGACCTGCTGATAAAATTTCTCACCAGAGAATTCGGCAAAAAAATGTTCCTGGTTAGAGGCGCCAAACGCCCACGGTTCAAGATGCGTTCAGCAATTTTGCCGTTTACCTACGGGCTATATGGCGGCGATATTAAAGAATCAGGATTGTCGTATATTCTCAACGATAAACAGTTAGTGCACTTCCAAAACATTAGTGAAGATATCACTAAGAATGCCTATGCCACTTATATCATGTCATTGATTGATATGGCTTATCCGGATGGTGAGCCGATTGCCACTTGGTATGACAAGCTGTTGACCGGCCTGCAACTGATTGACCAAGGCTTTGATGAACAGATCATCACGAATATCTTTGAGGTCCAGCTGCTGAATGCTTACGGCGTTGCACCAAATTGGGTGGATTGCACGATCTGTCACCGAACGGATCTGCCTTTTGATTATTCTGAGGCCTACGGTGGGCTGTTGTGTCAGAATCATTGGAACAAGGATCCATACCGGATGCACTTGGATGCCCGCACAATTTACTATCTTCGGCTGTTTTCGGTAGTTGACTTATCCAAACTAACCCATATCAAGGTTAACGATCGGACCAAAAAAGCTTTGCGGGAAGTTCTCGACCAGATTTATTCAAGAAGTGTCGGTGTCGTTCCAAAAAGTAAACACTTTATTGATCAGTTGGGAAAATTCAAATTATAACTGATAACGGCGTTGACAATATTTTGATTGTCAACTATGATTATTTTTGAAATAAATAATTCAATGATGACAAAAGAAATGACAGGATGGACCCTTGTAGCGAAATCAGGATAGTGGGAGCTGATTATCGTCGGTACTGTCAATGGCGCTTTTCGAGTTGAACAATTAAGTGCTGGTAGTAATACCAGAAGTAGGGTGGAACCGCGATTTCATCGTCCCTATGTTGAGTGGCTTAGTCTATAAGTCGTTGAACATAGGGACTTTTTTTATGCGTTTGAATAATTAGGAGGAAAATTTATGACTGAAAAATTATCAGTTCAAGAGATTATCCTGCGGCTGCAGCAATATTGGTCAGCCCAGGGATGTATGTTAATGCAAGCTTACGATACCGAAAAGGGTGCTGGAACCATGAGCCCCTATACTTTCTTACGGGCAATCGGTCCGGAACCGTGGAATGCCGCTTACGTGGAACCTTCTCGTCGTCCGGCTGACGGTCGTTATGGTGAGAACCCCAACCGTTTGTATCAACATCATCAATTCCAAGTGATTATGAAGCCTTCTCCGGAAAACATCCAAGAGTTATATCTGAACAGTTTAAAAGAATTGGGAATCAATCCCTTGGAGCATGATATTCGGTTTGTTGAAGACAACTGGGAAAACCCATCTATGGGCTGTGCCGGTGTTGGTTGGGAAGTTTGGCTGGACGGAATGGAAATCACTCAGTTCACCTACTTCCAAATCGTTGGTGGCCTGGAAATGGATCCGGTCGCTTCAGAAATTACTTACGGATTGGAACGCCTTTCTTCATACGTTCAAGACGTTAATTCGGTCTTTGATTTGAACTGGTCTGACGATGTTAAATACGGTGATATTTTCAAAGAGCCTGAATATGAGCATTCCAAATACAGTTTTGAAGTTTCCAACCAAGAGATGTTGTTGACCCTGTTTAATGATTATGAACGTGAGGCCAAACGCCTGTTGGACCAAGATTTGGTTCACCCGGCCTATGATTACATCCTCAAGTGCAGCCATACTTTTAATCTGTTGGATGCCAGAGGGGCTGTTTCAGTGACTGAACGAGCCGGCTATCTGTCCAGAATTCGCAACTTAGCCCGTTCGGTTGCCAAAGAGTTTGTGGAAGCACGCAAACGACTCGGCTTCCCACTCATTAAAGACGAAAAGAAACGCCAAGCACTATTAAAAGACGACAAGGAGGAGAAATAATGGCTAATAATTTCTTATTAGAAATCGGATTGGAAGAAATTCCGGCGCACGTGGTCACCCCAAGCATCAAGCAACTAAAGAAGCGTGCCAGTGATTTCTTGAAGGATCAACGGATTTCATTTGCTGAGATTAAAACGTTCAGTACTCCCCGTCGTTTGGCACTTTACATTACTGATTTAGCTGACAAACAGCCTGATATTGACAAATCTGTTAAGGGTCCGGCCAAAAAAATTGCCCAGGATAGTGACGGTAATTGGACCAAAGCGGCGATTGGCTTCTCACGCGGGCAGGGTGCAACTCCTGATGACATCACCTTTAAGGATGTTAAGGGCGTTGAGTACGTCTTCGTTGAAAAACACATTGCCGGTAAATCACTTAAAGAAATTTTGCCGGGGATGAAGGATGTCATTACCGCCATGACTTTCCCAACCATGATGAAATGGGGGACGTATTCGTTTGAATATGTCCGCCCAATCAAATGGCTGGTGGCCTTGTTGAACGATAAGGTGATTCCCTTCAAGATTTTGGATGTCGACACGGATCGGATGACATCTGGTCACCGTTTCATAGGCAAGGATATTGAACTTGCCAATGCCGACGAATACGAAGAAAAACTGACTGAACAGTATGTCGTCGCCGACGCCGTCAAACGCAAGGAATTAATTACCAAGCAGATTAACAAGATTGCTGCCGACAACAATTGGCAGATCAACCTGGATCCCGATTTATTGGAAGAAGTCAATAACTTGGTTGAATGGCCAACCGCGTTCTTTGGCAACTTTGATGAAAAATACCTTGCCATCCCTGATGAAGTCCTAATCACTTCCATGAAGGATCATCAACGCTTCTTCTACGTGACCGATCAAGACGGCAAACTTTTGCCGCACTTCATCTCAGTTCGTAACGGTAATGATTATGATATTCAAAATGTGGTTGCCGGAAACGAAAAAGTCTTGACTGCCAGACTCGATGATGCAATGTTCTTCTACCAAGAAGATCAAAAGAAATCGATTGCCGATTACGTTGAGCGGCTGAAGAAAGTCAGCTTCCACGATAAGATTTCAACAATGTATGAGAAGATGCAACGAGTCCAAGTGATTTCAAAACACCTTGGGAATCTCGCCGGCCTATCCGAGCAGGAGCTCAAGGACCTTGAGCGGGCCGCTTCGATTTACAAATTTGATTTGGTTACCGGAATGGTTGGTGAATTTGCAGAACTCCAAGGGGTCATGGGCGACAAATATGCCTTGTTAAAGGGTGAAGATCAAGCTGTTGCCACCGCGATTTCTGAACATTACATGCCAATTTCGGCAAATGGTGAGCTGCCAAAGACCAACGTCGGTTCAATTTTGGCAATTGCTGACAAACTGGACAGTATTTTGACGTTCTTTGCTGCCGGGATGATCCCAAGTGGCTCAAACGATCCGTATGCACTCCGTCGCCAAGCAACCGGAGTGGTTCGAATTGTGGCTGATAAGCAGTTAAACTTTGATTTGGACCAGACTTTGAATCTGTTAATTGATCGAGAAGATCAAGCGTCAGTTGCACCAAAACTGGATATGAAAGCCCAAGTTCCTGCCGTCAGTGACTTTGTCAAAGATCGGATCAAACAGTACTTGGACGACTTGGGAGTTCGTTACGACATTGCCGATGCGGTGACCTCTGGTTCCCACACCAATATCCTGTTCAACATTGCCAGTGCCAAAACACTGCAGGATCATAAAGACGACCCCGACTTCAAGGACATTATCGAATCGCTGACCCGAGTTCAGCGGATTGCCAAGAAGGGCGCCTTCAAGGCTGATGATTTAACGGTTGATCCGGCATTGTTTGAAAATGATTCCGAGAAGGCTTTGAATCAGGCTGTAGCAGCTGCTGCCAAGGATTACACTCACCAAAGCGCCGAAGAAGACTTTGGTCGTTTAGCTCAGCTCAAAGATAAAATTAATGACTATTTCGATGCCACCATGGTCATGGCCAAAGATGAAAAGCTGAAGAACAATCACTTGCGCCAACTCACAATGATTGCCAACATGATTATGTATCTCGGTGATCTCGATAAATTAGTTGTCAAAGGTTAATTTTGAGGGCTAATATTTGTACTAATTAATGTTTTATGATAATATTTAAATACGTATCGCCAGTAAAACAAGTCGCACTTTTGGGTGCGGCTTTTTACAGGTATTGATTCAGTTTTGAAGATGGGAGGCGAAGTAATGGCGAAGATCCCAGAAGATGTGATTGAAGAAATCAGGTCACAGGTTAACATTGTTGACGTTGTCTCCCAGTTTGTTCAATTGAAACAGTCCGGAAAGAATTTATTTGGCCTTTGTCCGTTTCATGAAGAGCGGACCCCATCTTTTTCCGTCTCGGAAGATAAACAGATTTTTCATTGTTTTAGCTGTGGCAGGGGCGGTAACGTCTTTAAGTTCATTATGGAGCTGCAGAATGTTTCCTTTCCTGAGGCAGTTAAAAAGGTCGCTGAGATGGAAAATATTTCTGTTGATGAGAAGTATTTCCGTGAAAGCGGCAGTTCCCAATCAAGTCCCGAAAACACACAACAAAAAGCATTAATTGATCTGCACGAGCAAAGCGTCAAGCTGTATCACCATATTTTGACCAATACCAAGATGGGCCAGCCAGCGCTCGATTATCTGCATAAACGTGGATTGACCGACCAGACGATTACCACTTATCAGTTGGGATATGCCCCGGCACAGCGGTTGCTGAAGCCATTTTTCGACGAGCGCAAAGTTGATTTTCAACTGCTGCGAAAATCTGGTCTGTTTTCTGAAGACCAGGATGGCAATTTGCGAGACCGTTTCGTCGACCGGGTGATGTATCCGATTCGAAACGGTTCCGGTCAAACGATTGCTTTTTCTGGGCGATTGTTAACCACTGATTCCGACATGCCGAAGTACCTGAACAGTCCTGAGACTGACATTTTCAACAAACGAAAAGTGTTATTCAACCTAGATTTGGCCAGGTCAAATATTCGCACCGGTGAGCCGGCAATTTTATTTGAAGGATTCATGGATGTTATTACTGCCTTTCAAGCAGGGATCAAGTCCGGAATCGCGTCGATGGGAACCAGTTTAACCGAGCAGCAGATCTATGACATCAAACGGATTACGCGCGAAGTCGTGATTTCCTATGATGGCGATACGCCTGGCCAAAAGGCGATCAAACGCGCCATTGATTCATTCAATGAACAGAAGAGCAATTTGGTGATGAAAATCATCTCGATACCTGATGGAATGGATCCTGATGAGTTCATTCGCAAAAAAGGTGCCGACGATTTTAAACAGTTGATTGACCATGCTCAGGCTCCAGTTGAGTTTGAATTGAATTATCTCAAAAAACAATACAATTTGGATTCTGAGATTGACCAAACTAATTACATTGCTGAAGCTTTAAAGCTGATTAGCCGAGTGGATTCCGGCATTTCACGGGATCTTTACCTTAACCGGTTGGCGGATGAATTTTCAGTGGCCAAGCAACTGCTGCAACAGCAGTTAGCACCATTGATCAGACAACCCGCCCCGGCGGCTGAACCGCATCAATACCACAAGCAGGTTCAGGTCGTTAAACAGCAAAAGCATTTCTCGTTAGTTGAGAAAGCCGAAATGCAGCTGATGAACCGCATGCTGCACTACCATGATATTTGGTTAAAGGTAAGTAATGTTTCGGGGTTCGCATTTGTTGATGAACAGTACCAAATGTTGTACCTTTTAGCCGAGGGGTATTTTACCAAATTCGATGATTATAATGTTGCCACGTTCAGCAACCTGATTTCGGAAGACTCACTGCAAAGTCTATTAGTTGATATTGACATGCTCGAGCTTCCAGATAATCCGACCAATGCTGAAATCGATAGCTACTTAAACATTTTAATGCATCGAGCCCCGGTAGAGGAAAAGTTAAAGAAAAAGCGGGCAGAACTCAAGCAAGCCGTTAAGATTGGTGATGTTGACAAGCAACGTGCGTTAACGATTGAGATTGTTAAGCTTGAACAACAGAAGAGAATGAAGCAACAAGTATAACTTCAGGAGGCGTTTTGATGGCTACTAAAAAAACCGACGATAAAGTAACAGAAACAAAGACTGCCACAGCTAAGAAGGCAACTGCAGCTAAGAAAACGACTGCATCAAAGACCAGTACCAAGGCCAAGTCAACCAAAGCGAAGACAACTAAGGCCAAGACTACCAAAAAAGCTGACAAGCCATACAAGAAGGAATTTGACGCCATTGTTAAGGCTAATAAGCCAATTGGCCATATTACCTATGACGAATTGGAAAAGAAGATTGAAAAGCCTTATTCTCTGAGTGAAAAGGATATGGAAGGCCTCTTGGAGAGTATCGAGGACTCCGGGATCAGTGTCGTTGATGAAAACGGCGATCCGGATCCGCGAGCCATCGGTGCGGCTAAGAAAGTGACCAAGAAGGAACTTTCTGATGTTTCCGCGCCCACTGGTGTGAAAATTAACGATCCTGTCCGAATGTACCTGAAAGAAATTGGTCGAGTTTCACTTCTGAGTGCTGACCAGGAAATTTCATTGGCCAAGCGAATTGAAGCCGGTGACGAAGAAGCCAAGCAGGAACTTGCCGAAGCCAACTTACGGTTGGTGGTTTCAATTGCCAAGCGGTATGTTGGTCGAGGGATGCAATTCCTTGATCTGATTCAGGAAGGTAATATGGGCTTGATGAAGGCCGTTGAAAAGTTTGATTACCGTAAAGGATTCAAGTTCTCGACTTATGCAACTTGGTGGATTAGACAGGCTATCACCCGTGCGATTGCTGATCAGGCTCGGACAATTCGAATTCCAGTTCATATGGTTGAAACAATTAACAAGTTGATTCGAATTCAACGACAATTACTGCAGGATCTTGGCCGTGAGCCATTACCTGAAGAAATTGGTGCCGAGATGGACATGCCAACTGAAAAGGTTCGAGAAATTCTAAAGATTGCTCAAGAACCGGTTTCCCTTGAAACCCCAATTGGTGAAGAGGACGACAGTCACCTTGGTGATTTCATTGAAGATCAGGATGCAACTTCTCCTGCTGACCATGCGGCTTATGAATTACTCAAAGAACAGCTCGAGAGCGTCCTTGATACGTTAACCGACCGTGAGGAAAATGTGTTACGATTGCGATTTGGTCTTGACGACGGTCGTACCCGCACGCTTGAAGAAGTGGGTAAAGTCTTTGGTGTGACTCGCGAACGAATTCGTCAGATTGAAGCCAAGGCATTAAGAAAGCTGCGTCACCCATCACGAAGCAAGCAGCTTAAAGATTTCTTGGATTAATTTAATATGATCATTAATCGAGTTGGGGCACTTCGGTGTTCCAACTTTTTTTGTCCGCTAAAATGGCCCTTCCAAGTAAAATGCCTCTCGGAATCTGTCATTTTCCATTAGGATAATTTATAATGAATTTATACACAAAATGAGGAGCAAAATATGAATAGCACGCATTTATCGAAACGACTACAAACGGTCAGTGACCACGTTGAACCTGGCAGCCGGCTGGCAGATATTGGCTCGGATCATGCCTACCTGCCGATTCACTTGGCTCAAAATCATATTATCGACTATGGCGTCGTCGGTGAGGTTGCCAAAGGACCGCTTGCCAACGCGACATCAGAAATTACTAAGGACCATTTGTTGGATATCCTTCATCCCCGACTTGCCGATGGCTTGGCAGCCATTGAACCCGGCGACGACATTGATGCCATCACCATCGCCGGCATGGGTGGCAACCTGATTACCCACATTTTGGAAGCTGGTAAGGCTAAATTAACCGGAAAAGAAAAGTTGATTCTCCAACCCAACGTCGGCGAACCGGTCGTCAGAAACTGGCTGATGGCCAATCAATATCGAATCTTTGCTGAGCAGATCCTAAAAGAAGACGGCCATATCTATGAAATCATTACGGCTAAAAAGGCCGCCAAACCCGTCACTTATTCAAAATTGGCCCTTCAGTTTGGTCCATTTTTATTACAAGAAAAATCGCCGGTGTTCGTTGAAAAATGGCAGGAAGAAATTGGCCTGCTAAAGCGGGTGATTAAGAATATGCGTCAGGCCACCACTCCCGATACGGCAAAAATGGCGGCCATTCAGGCAGAAATTAAACTAATCAATGAGGTGATCAAGGTTGAAAGCTAAGCAGTTAATTGAAAGATTTGAGCAATTTGCCCCCAAAAAGTTGGCAATGGAAAATGATCCGGTCGGCTTACAAATCGGTTCACTCAATCAGGAAATTCACAAAGTCATGACCACTTTGGATGTTCGCCCGGAAGTCGTCGATGAGGCGATTGCCAACCACGTTGACTTTATTTTTGCTCATCACCCGGTGATGTTTCATCCAGCTCATAATCTTGATCTCGATGACCCGCAAAATGCGATGTACGCTAAAATAATTGCCAACCACATCACTGTTTACGCTGCCCACACTAATTTGGACGCTGCTGACGGTGGGATGAATGATTGGCTTGCCGAAGCACTTCAGTTAAACAATCTAAGTGGGATGGTCCCTGCCTATGATGAATCGGTCTTTCGATTAACCGTGCAAGTGCCTAAAGTCTATGCGACGGCTGTTAGAATGTCGCTTGTCGATGCCGGTGCGCAAGCCAGTGCCGCTCAGTACAGTGGATACACCTACGAAATTGACGGGACAGTCTACTATGTTCCCAAGGCCGGCGCCGATCCAACCATGGGGACTGCCGGTGAACCAAATGAAATCGAAGACTCGCGATTGGAATTTGAAGTTCCCGAAAGAAATCTTCATCAAGTTCTGAAGACTTTGTCAGATGTTCATCCGCTGGAAAAACCACTTTACAATTTGATTCGCCTGGAAGACAAGAAGCACCATTTTACGATGGGTCGAATCGGTGATTTGCCGCACAGCATGTCTGTCCAGGAATTGGCTGAAGACTGTAAGCAGACCTTTGGGGTTTCCGGCCTTCGGGTAATCGCTTCTGACCTGGCTCAGCCGATCAAACGAGTTGCCATTCTTGGTGGCGATGGCGGCAAGTTCTTCCACTTGGCTCAGCAGAAGGGCGCCGACGCATATGTCACCGGGGATGTTTATTATCATACCGGCCACGACATGTTGGCTGCCAATTTCCCGGTGATCGACCCTGGCCACCACATTGAAAGTATTTGTATTCCCAAATTGGCCGAGCTGTTCAAACAGTGGTCCGACCAGTATCACTGGCAGCTGGCTATTTATCAGTCAACCATCAATACCGATCCATTCACATTTATGTAGATAAAAGGAGATAACTGTCATGGCAAAATACGCCGAATTAATTCCCAACTTTTTAACGTTTGTAAAGATTAATACCCGTTCTGATCCTCAATCAACGAGCATTCCGTCCTCTGATAGAGAGACAGAGTTTTTGAATCAACTAAAGGATCGTCTGACTAAAATGGGCTTAAAAGACGTTCACACCAACGAGCAAAGTGCCTATGTCTTTGCGACGCTTCCAGGAAACGTCGACAAATCCGTTCCAACCGTTGGCTTCATTTCACATATTGATACGGCTGATTTTAATGCTGAAAATATTCAACCACAAATTGTTGAGAATTATGATGGCCATTCTGTCATTAAACTTGATGAGAAGGGTGAATATACGCTGGACCCCAAAGTCTTTCCAAGTTTGAAGAAGTATGCAGGCCAAACCCTGATTACCACGGACGGGTCAACGTTGTTGGGTGCTGATGACAAAGCCGGCGTAGCAGAGATTGTTGCTGCAATCACTTATTTACAAGCCCATCCGGAAGTCAAACATGGCGACATTAAGATTGCCTTTGGTCCGGATGAAGAAATTGGTACCGGCGCCGACCATTTTGACGTTAAAGATTTCGGCGCAGATGTTGCTTACACCGTCGATGGCGGCCCACTTGGGGATTTGAATTACGAAACCTTTAATGCCGCCGATGCAAAAGTCGTGATCAAAGGAACCGATGTTCATCCAGCTGAGGCCAAGGGTATTATGGTCAATGCCATCCAAGTTGGAATGGATTTCCACGCCGCCTTACCTGACTTTGACCGTCCTGAAAAGACCCAGGATCGGGAGGGATTCTTCCATCTGTATGATTTCCAGGGAACCGTCGACCACACCGAAATGGGCTACATCATCCGTGACCATGATCGAGATCGCTTTGAAGCTCGAAAACGACTTTTCAAGGGGATTGCCAACCAGATGAACAGTGACTTTGGTGAGGACCGGGTTAAGGTGACCATCAAGGACCAGTATTACAACATGGGAGAAATTATCAAAAAGGATCCAACACCGGTAAAAATTGCTGAACAGGCGATGAAGAACGTTGACGTTACACCGCATGTTTTCCCGGTTCGTGGCGGAACGGACGGGTCTAAGATTTCTTACATGGGACTGCCGACGCCGAATATTTTCGCTGGCGGTGAGAATATGCATGGCCGTTTTGAATACGTGTCTGAGCAAACCATGGAAAAAGCGGTTGACGTGGTACTGGAAATCGCCAAATTATACGCTGAAAAGTAATAGGTCAAAAAAGGTCAAATTATTGTTCAGGGCATTCAAAATTTGATAGTATAGCGTTAGTGGTTTGGAATGAAAAGAATGATTTTTGTTTCGAACCTTTTTATTAGAACGAATTCTTGAAACATTAGTCAACTAAAATACATTAATAAGGTGATAATTTAATGAATCCTGATAATTTAACGGAAGCCGTCACGCAGGCAATTTCTCAGGCCCAACAGATTGCGGCTACTCGAAAACAGCAAAACATTACCGTGGCCCATTTATTCAAATTCTTGGTTCAACCCGGCGAGTTGGCCCGAGAGATTTATTCTCAACTCGGATTGAATTTGGGAGATCTGAATGATGAACTGGATGCTGAAATTGATGCCATCGCGACGGTTGAAGGCAGCAACATTAATTATGGTCAGTCACTCTCTTCCAATTTATACGAACTGTTGCAGAATGCTGAACAGATTAAAAATGAATTTGGCGATACCTACATCGCTGTTGACACCTTAACGATTGCTGTGATGCAGTTACACGGTGACAAATTTGCCGATTATCTTTCTCAACAAGGTATTACCGAGCAAAAGGTGCGCAACGTTGTGGAAAAAATTCGTGGCGGCCAAAAGGTGACGACCAAGAATCAAGAGGACAGTTATCAATCACTTGAAAAATATGGGACGGATTTAGTCCAGGCTGCCCGTGACAATAAGCTCGGTCCAATTATCGGTCGGGACGAGGAAATTCTCGATGTGATTCGGATTCTTTCCCGAAAGACTAAGAATAACCCGGTCCTGATCGGGGCGCCCGGTGTCGGCAAAACGGCGGTCGTTGAAGGCTTGGCAATGCGAATTGCCTCTAACGACGTCCCGGAAAACTTGAAGAATAAAACCATTTTTCAATTGGATATGGGATCATTAATCGCCGGCGCCAAGTACCGGGGCGAATTTGAAGAGCGATTGCAGGCGGTGTTAAAAGAGGTCAAAAAAGCCGAGGGCCAAATCATCATGTTCATCGATGAGATTCATAACATCGTCGGTGCTGGTAAAGCTGAGGGGAGTATGGATGCCGGCAATATCCTAAAGCCGATGTTAGCTCGTGGCGAATTGCATTTAATTGGGGCCACCACGATTGACGAATACCGGAAGTACATGGAAAAAGACAAGGCTCTTGAGCGTCGTTTCCAACGGGTCATGGTCCACGAACCCTCCGTTGGAGATACGGTGACAATTCTGCGTGGCTT
Above is a genomic segment from Lentilactobacillus buchneri containing:
- the dnaG gene encoding DNA primase; amino-acid sequence: MAKIPEDVIEEIRSQVNIVDVVSQFVQLKQSGKNLFGLCPFHEERTPSFSVSEDKQIFHCFSCGRGGNVFKFIMELQNVSFPEAVKKVAEMENISVDEKYFRESGSSQSSPENTQQKALIDLHEQSVKLYHHILTNTKMGQPALDYLHKRGLTDQTITTYQLGYAPAQRLLKPFFDERKVDFQLLRKSGLFSEDQDGNLRDRFVDRVMYPIRNGSGQTIAFSGRLLTTDSDMPKYLNSPETDIFNKRKVLFNLDLARSNIRTGEPAILFEGFMDVITAFQAGIKSGIASMGTSLTEQQIYDIKRITREVVISYDGDTPGQKAIKRAIDSFNEQKSNLVMKIISIPDGMDPDEFIRKKGADDFKQLIDHAQAPVEFELNYLKKQYNLDSEIDQTNYIAEALKLISRVDSGISRDLYLNRLADEFSVAKQLLQQQLAPLIRQPAPAAEPHQYHKQVQVVKQQKHFSLVEKAEMQLMNRMLHYHDIWLKVSNVSGFAFVDEQYQMLYLLAEGYFTKFDDYNVATFSNLISEDSLQSLLVDIDMLELPDNPTNAEIDSYLNILMHRAPVEEKLKKKRAELKQAVKIGDVDKQRALTIEIVKLEQQKRMKQQV
- the rpoD gene encoding RNA polymerase sigma factor RpoD is translated as MATKKTDDKVTETKTATAKKATAAKKTTASKTSTKAKSTKAKTTKAKTTKKADKPYKKEFDAIVKANKPIGHITYDELEKKIEKPYSLSEKDMEGLLESIEDSGISVVDENGDPDPRAIGAAKKVTKKELSDVSAPTGVKINDPVRMYLKEIGRVSLLSADQEISLAKRIEAGDEEAKQELAEANLRLVVSIAKRYVGRGMQFLDLIQEGNMGLMKAVEKFDYRKGFKFSTYATWWIRQAITRAIADQARTIRIPVHMVETINKLIRIQRQLLQDLGREPLPEEIGAEMDMPTEKVREILKIAQEPVSLETPIGEEDDSHLGDFIEDQDATSPADHAAYELLKEQLESVLDTLTDREENVLRLRFGLDDGRTRTLEEVGKVFGVTRERIRQIEAKALRKLRHPSRSKQLKDFLD
- a CDS encoding tRNA (adenine(22)-N(1))-methyltransferase, producing MNSTHLSKRLQTVSDHVEPGSRLADIGSDHAYLPIHLAQNHIIDYGVVGEVAKGPLANATSEITKDHLLDILHPRLADGLAAIEPGDDIDAITIAGMGGNLITHILEAGKAKLTGKEKLILQPNVGEPVVRNWLMANQYRIFAEQILKEDGHIYEIITAKKAAKPVTYSKLALQFGPFLLQEKSPVFVEKWQEEIGLLKRVIKNMRQATTPDTAKMAAIQAEIKLINEVIKVES
- a CDS encoding Nif3-like dinuclear metal center hexameric protein: MKAKQLIERFEQFAPKKLAMENDPVGLQIGSLNQEIHKVMTTLDVRPEVVDEAIANHVDFIFAHHPVMFHPAHNLDLDDPQNAMYAKIIANHITVYAAHTNLDAADGGMNDWLAEALQLNNLSGMVPAYDESVFRLTVQVPKVYATAVRMSLVDAGAQASAAQYSGYTYEIDGTVYYVPKAGADPTMGTAGEPNEIEDSRLEFEVPERNLHQVLKTLSDVHPLEKPLYNLIRLEDKKHHFTMGRIGDLPHSMSVQELAEDCKQTFGVSGLRVIASDLAQPIKRVAILGGDGGKFFHLAQQKGADAYVTGDVYYHTGHDMLAANFPVIDPGHHIESICIPKLAELFKQWSDQYHWQLAIYQSTINTDPFTFM
- the pepT gene encoding peptidase T, translated to MAKYAELIPNFLTFVKINTRSDPQSTSIPSSDRETEFLNQLKDRLTKMGLKDVHTNEQSAYVFATLPGNVDKSVPTVGFISHIDTADFNAENIQPQIVENYDGHSVIKLDEKGEYTLDPKVFPSLKKYAGQTLITTDGSTLLGADDKAGVAEIVAAITYLQAHPEVKHGDIKIAFGPDEEIGTGADHFDVKDFGADVAYTVDGGPLGDLNYETFNAADAKVVIKGTDVHPAEAKGIMVNAIQVGMDFHAALPDFDRPEKTQDREGFFHLYDFQGTVDHTEMGYIIRDHDRDRFEARKRLFKGIANQMNSDFGEDRVKVTIKDQYYNMGEIIKKDPTPVKIAEQAMKNVDVTPHVFPVRGGTDGSKISYMGLPTPNIFAGGENMHGRFEYVSEQTMEKAVDVVLEIAKLYAEK